A stretch of Lysobacter sp. K5869 DNA encodes these proteins:
- a CDS encoding SprT family zinc-dependent metalloprotease, translating into MVLSYEIRRSAKRKNVTITVERDRTVVVHAPVGFPEDKLRQLVDGKRQWLFEKLNDAQKYQPLPHAPGKELVNGESALYLGHAYRIELVDAADAGVRFAGKFLIPRSRVSERKRVLRQWYMERAQERIVPRVNLHAKSLGVSYAQVKIGDSRLRWGSCTPGNNLNFSWRLIKAPMFVIDYVIVHELAHLMEPNHTPRFWNIVRAQSPSMKRARDWLRVQGQSLEDDI; encoded by the coding sequence ATGGTCCTCAGTTACGAAATCCGTCGCTCGGCCAAGCGCAAGAATGTCACCATTACCGTCGAGCGCGACCGAACCGTGGTCGTGCACGCCCCCGTGGGCTTTCCCGAAGACAAACTTCGCCAGCTGGTGGACGGCAAGCGCCAATGGCTGTTCGAGAAACTCAACGATGCGCAGAAGTACCAACCCTTGCCGCACGCTCCCGGCAAGGAACTGGTGAACGGCGAATCCGCCTTGTACCTGGGCCACGCTTACCGCATCGAGCTGGTGGACGCCGCCGATGCTGGCGTGCGCTTTGCCGGTAAATTTCTGATCCCGCGCTCACGCGTCAGCGAACGCAAGCGGGTGCTGCGGCAGTGGTATATGGAACGCGCGCAGGAAAGAATCGTGCCCCGCGTGAACCTGCACGCCAAGAGTCTTGGCGTCAGCTACGCACAAGTCAAGATCGGTGACAGCCGCCTCCGCTGGGGCTCATGCACGCCGGGTAACAACCTCAATTTCAGCTGGCGGCTGATCAAGGCCCCGATGTTCGTGATCGACTATGTGATCGTGCACGAGCTGGCGCACTTGATGGAGCCCAACCACACGCCCCGCTTCTGGAACATCGTGCGCGCGCAATCGCCCAGCATGAAGCGCGCTCGTGACTGGCTGCGGGTGCAGGGGCAGAGCCTTGAGGACGATATTTAG
- a CDS encoding leucyl aminopeptidase family protein, whose amino-acid sequence MTLPLGFTSSDAGALPLDLVGRADFAAWRDALPAPTAAWVQTQGFDGSAGTVVLLPGPDGALMGAAVGTGADPLDPYAYGHAPFALPARSWRTSDRLEPGVRDALRLGWGLGSYRFDRYKAPPRAPAQLLVADAGDEVFAVLAASVRVRDLVNTPTEHMGPAELEQVAREIAQRHGAKIEVIAGDALIERNFPAIHAVGRASHRAPRLIALEWGDAAHPHVALVGKGVCFDTGGLDLKPADGMRWMKKDMGGAAHAIALAELIMARKLPLRITLLVPAVENAVGPNAFRPGEVIATRQGISVEIDNTDAEGRVVLCDALTYASERKPALLLDFATLTGAARIALGPDLPALYSNQDTLAQDWLDAGVAQRDPVWRMPLWRPYLRYLTSHIADIANGGPSKMAGSVTAALYLERFVPADQAWAHLDVYSWNDADRAGRPAGGEAQGLRAVYAMLKARAAG is encoded by the coding sequence ATGACTCTGCCCCTGGGTTTCACTTCTTCCGACGCCGGCGCGCTGCCGCTGGATCTGGTCGGCCGCGCCGACTTCGCCGCCTGGCGCGACGCGCTGCCCGCGCCCACCGCCGCCTGGGTGCAGACCCAAGGCTTCGACGGCTCGGCCGGAACCGTGGTGCTGCTGCCCGGCCCGGACGGCGCGCTGATGGGCGCGGCGGTCGGCACCGGCGCCGATCCGCTCGATCCCTACGCCTACGGCCACGCGCCGTTCGCGCTACCGGCGCGCAGCTGGCGCACCAGCGACCGGCTCGAACCCGGCGTGCGCGACGCGCTGCGCTTGGGCTGGGGTTTGGGCAGCTACCGCTTCGACCGCTACAAGGCGCCGCCGCGCGCGCCGGCGCAGTTGCTCGTCGCCGACGCCGGCGACGAAGTTTTCGCCGTGCTCGCCGCCAGCGTGCGCGTGCGCGATCTGGTCAACACGCCGACCGAACACATGGGCCCGGCCGAACTCGAACAGGTCGCGCGCGAGATCGCGCAGCGCCACGGCGCCAAGATCGAGGTGATCGCCGGCGACGCGTTGATCGAACGCAACTTCCCCGCCATCCACGCCGTCGGCCGCGCCTCGCACCGCGCGCCGCGTTTGATCGCGCTGGAATGGGGCGACGCCGCGCACCCGCACGTCGCGCTGGTCGGCAAGGGCGTGTGCTTCGACACCGGCGGCCTCGACCTCAAGCCGGCCGACGGCATGCGCTGGATGAAGAAGGACATGGGCGGCGCGGCGCACGCGATCGCGCTGGCCGAACTGATCATGGCGCGCAAGCTGCCGCTGCGGATCACCTTGCTGGTGCCGGCGGTGGAAAACGCGGTCGGCCCCAACGCGTTCCGTCCGGGCGAGGTGATCGCCACTCGCCAGGGCATCAGCGTGGAGATCGACAACACCGACGCCGAAGGCCGGGTGGTCCTGTGCGACGCGCTGACCTACGCCAGCGAGCGCAAGCCGGCGTTGCTGCTCGACTTCGCCACGCTCACCGGCGCGGCGCGCATCGCGCTGGGCCCGGATTTGCCGGCGCTGTATTCGAATCAGGACACGCTGGCGCAGGACTGGCTCGACGCCGGCGTCGCCCAGCGCGATCCGGTCTGGCGCATGCCGCTGTGGCGTCCGTACCTGCGTTACCTGACCAGCCACATCGCCGACATCGCCAACGGCGGTCCGTCGAAGATGGCCGGCTCGGTGACCGCGGCGCTGTATCTGGAGCGTTTCGTGCCGGCCGATCAGGCCTGGGCGCATCTGGACGTGTACAGCTGGAACGACGCCGACCGCGCCGGCCGTCCCGCGGGCGGCGAAGCGCAGGGGTTGCGCGCGGTGTACGCGATGCTCAAGGCGCGCGCGGCGGGTTGA
- a CDS encoding Do family serine endopeptidase yields the protein MRPLPTLLTLALAAAFGGFAATAIREGLEAPAQAAPPPPATLSVPAAAALPASVAGQQLPSLAPMLQRVTPAVVSVHTKQTVRIRNPFANDPIFRRMFPNIPQERINESLGSGVIIDAKNGYVLTNHHVIEGADEVSVTLADGRTVKADFIGSDPDTDVALMRIPAQNLSAISLADSDALRVGDFVVAVGNPFGIGQTVTSGIVSAVGRSGLRGLGYQNFIQTDASINPGNSGGALVNLNGELVGINTASFNPQGSMAGNIGLGFAIPVNLARNIKDQLIANNGVVRRGTLGLESQDVTPQLAAALKLAEPRGALVSRVFAGSAAAAAGLRAGDVILGANGQRVDGRDALRNFEGLQSIGSKIALDVRRDGQSLSLNATLREQPRSLAGADLDARLTGATFGELPERLRQSGLSGVVVESVTRGSRAEANDLRKDDIVLAASSGNFDDLPGFRASFSRAPAQLLLRVQRGNSVGNLALR from the coding sequence ATGCGTCCCTTGCCGACCCTGCTGACCCTCGCCCTGGCCGCCGCGTTCGGCGGTTTCGCCGCCACCGCCATCCGCGAGGGATTGGAAGCGCCGGCGCAAGCCGCGCCGCCGCCGCCGGCCACGCTGTCGGTGCCGGCCGCCGCCGCGTTGCCGGCCTCGGTCGCCGGCCAGCAGCTGCCGTCGCTGGCGCCGATGCTGCAGCGGGTCACGCCGGCGGTGGTCAGCGTGCACACGAAACAGACCGTGCGCATCCGCAACCCCTTCGCCAACGATCCGATCTTCCGCCGCATGTTCCCCAACATCCCGCAGGAACGGATCAACGAGTCGCTCGGCTCGGGCGTCATCATCGACGCCAAGAACGGCTACGTGCTGACCAACCACCACGTCATCGAGGGCGCCGACGAGGTCTCGGTGACGCTGGCCGACGGGCGCACGGTCAAGGCCGACTTCATCGGCTCCGACCCGGACACCGACGTGGCGCTGATGCGCATTCCGGCGCAGAACCTCAGCGCGATTTCGCTGGCCGATTCCGACGCGCTGCGCGTGGGCGACTTCGTGGTCGCGGTCGGCAACCCGTTCGGCATCGGCCAGACCGTCACCTCCGGCATCGTCTCGGCGGTGGGCCGCAGCGGCCTGCGCGGCTTGGGCTATCAGAACTTCATCCAGACCGACGCTTCGATCAACCCGGGCAATTCCGGCGGCGCGCTGGTCAACCTCAACGGCGAACTGGTCGGCATCAACACCGCCAGCTTCAATCCGCAGGGCAGCATGGCCGGCAACATCGGCCTGGGTTTCGCGATTCCGGTGAATCTGGCGCGCAACATCAAGGATCAGCTGATCGCCAACAACGGCGTCGTGCGCCGCGGCACGCTGGGGCTGGAGTCGCAGGACGTCACCCCGCAGCTCGCCGCCGCGCTCAAGCTGGCCGAGCCGCGCGGCGCGCTGGTCTCGCGCGTGTTCGCCGGCAGCGCCGCGGCCGCGGCGGGGCTGCGCGCCGGCGACGTGATCCTCGGCGCCAACGGCCAGCGCGTGGACGGACGCGACGCGTTGCGCAATTTCGAGGGCCTGCAATCGATCGGCAGCAAGATCGCGCTGGACGTGCGCCGCGACGGCCAGTCGCTGTCGCTCAACGCGACCTTGCGCGAACAGCCGCGCTCGCTCGCCGGCGCCGACCTCGACGCGCGCCTGACCGGCGCCACCTTCGGCGAGTTGCCCGAGCGTCTGCGCCAGTCCGGCCTGTCCGGCGTGGTCGTGGAAAGCGTGACCCGCGGCAGCCGCGCGGAGGCCAACGATCTGCGCAAGGACGACATCGTGCTCGCCGCCAGCAGCGGCAATTTCGACGATCTTCCCGGCTTCCGCGCGAGCTTCAGCCGCGCGCCGGCACAGTTGCTGCTGCGCGTGCAGCGCGGCAACAGCGTCGGCAATCTGGCCCTGCGCTGA
- a CDS encoding NrdJb has protein sequence MAVKIEKKIKGYSVVTPEDKAKDAAAKAAAASAPAAPAELPGDNVIQMHERIERPEILIGSTYKIKSPLFEHALYVTINDIVLNAGTEHESRRPFEIFINSKNMDHFQWIVALTRIMSAVFRKGGDVTFLVDEMKAVFDPRGGYFKAGGVYMPSLVAELGAIVEDHLKSIGMIHDPEMSDAQRDLIAEKRRAYEERSKKNPDGGASITVVAPRSEDVTVTGEGASFPPSATMCHKCSTKAVVIMDGCATCLNCGYSKCG, from the coding sequence ATGGCCGTCAAGATCGAGAAGAAAATCAAGGGCTACAGCGTGGTCACCCCGGAAGACAAGGCGAAGGACGCCGCCGCCAAGGCCGCCGCCGCGAGCGCGCCCGCCGCGCCGGCCGAGCTGCCGGGCGACAACGTCATCCAGATGCACGAGCGCATCGAACGCCCCGAGATCCTGATCGGCTCGACCTACAAGATCAAATCGCCGCTGTTCGAGCACGCGCTGTACGTGACCATCAACGACATCGTGCTCAACGCCGGCACCGAACACGAATCGCGCCGTCCGTTCGAGATCTTCATCAACTCCAAGAACATGGACCACTTCCAGTGGATCGTGGCGCTCACGCGCATCATGTCGGCGGTGTTCCGCAAGGGCGGCGACGTGACCTTCCTGGTCGACGAGATGAAGGCCGTGTTCGACCCGCGCGGCGGCTACTTCAAGGCCGGCGGCGTGTACATGCCCTCGCTGGTGGCCGAACTCGGCGCCATCGTCGAGGACCACCTCAAGTCGATCGGCATGATCCACGACCCGGAAATGAGCGACGCCCAGCGCGACCTCATCGCCGAGAAGCGCCGCGCCTACGAAGAGCGCTCAAAAAAAAACCCTGACGGCGGCGCTTCGATCACCGTCGTCGCCCCGCGCAGCGAAGACGTGACCGTCACCGGCGAAGGCGCGAGCTTCCCGCCCAGCGCGACCATGTGCCACAAGTGCAGCACCAAGGCCGTGGTGATCATGGACGGGTGCGCGACGTGCTTGAACTGCGGGTATTCCAAGTGCGGCTGA
- a CDS encoding phage holin family protein, with translation MSASDAPHGEDARAGDRGEPRQGPLPLEDAFREIGDAGREGLSAALDTGRALRGLLIADLALARSALGRALLWVAVAIVFGASSWLLLMAALIALLQGVLGWSWLASMSAAAGLSLVVTAVGAWQALRYFEYTRLSATRRQLRRMGLGHDDEDDRKIEAHQKEAR, from the coding sequence GTGAGCGCGAGCGACGCCCCGCACGGCGAGGACGCGCGCGCCGGCGACCGCGGCGAGCCCCGGCAGGGGCCGCTGCCGCTGGAAGACGCCTTCCGCGAGATCGGCGATGCCGGCCGCGAAGGCTTGTCGGCCGCGCTCGACACCGGCCGCGCGCTGCGCGGCCTGTTGATCGCCGATCTCGCCTTGGCCCGCAGCGCGCTGGGCCGGGCGCTGTTGTGGGTGGCGGTGGCGATCGTGTTCGGCGCGTCGTCGTGGCTGTTGCTGATGGCGGCGCTGATCGCGCTGCTGCAGGGCGTGCTGGGTTGGTCGTGGCTGGCGTCGATGTCGGCCGCGGCCGGGTTGAGCTTGGTGGTCACCGCCGTCGGCGCGTGGCAGGCCTTGCGCTATTTCGAGTACACCCGGCTGTCGGCGACGCGGCGGCAGTTGCGCCGCATGGGCCTGGGCCACGACGACGAGGACGATCGCAAGATCGAAGCGCATCAGAAGGAGGCGCGATGA
- a CDS encoding HAD family hydrolase, whose translation MTFPVRAITLDLDDTIWPIAPVMLRAEAVLDRWLRAHAPRTAALYPIEAVRALRDRIAGERPDLAHDYTTQRRLTLQHMLREGGEDLALAEPAFDAFFAARCEVEHYADSEAALARLAARVPLAALSNGNADLKRIGLMPLFRFQLGAREHGRAKPDASIFHAACARLEQDPAQVLHVGDDIEMDIVGGRLAGLRTCWINREARTWPEHHPRPDLEFATLTALADWLERAPHERTLRTDTASA comes from the coding sequence ATGACCTTCCCCGTCCGCGCCATCACCCTGGACCTCGACGACACCATCTGGCCGATCGCGCCGGTGATGCTGCGCGCCGAGGCGGTTCTCGACCGATGGCTGCGCGCGCATGCGCCGCGCACCGCCGCGCTGTATCCGATCGAAGCGGTGCGCGCGCTGCGCGACCGCATCGCCGGCGAGCGGCCGGACTTGGCCCACGACTACACCACCCAACGCCGGCTGACCTTGCAGCACATGCTGCGCGAGGGCGGCGAGGATCTCGCCCTGGCCGAGCCCGCGTTCGACGCGTTCTTCGCCGCGCGCTGCGAAGTCGAGCATTACGCCGACAGCGAAGCCGCGCTGGCGCGGCTGGCCGCGCGGGTGCCGCTGGCGGCGCTGAGCAACGGCAACGCCGACCTCAAGCGGATCGGGTTGATGCCGCTGTTCCGCTTCCAGCTCGGCGCGCGCGAACACGGCCGGGCCAAGCCCGACGCCAGCATCTTCCACGCCGCCTGCGCGCGCCTGGAGCAGGATCCGGCGCAGGTGCTGCACGTCGGCGACGACATCGAAATGGACATCGTCGGCGGCCGCCTCGCCGGCCTGCGCACGTGCTGGATCAACCGCGAAGCGCGTACCTGGCCCGAGCATCACCCGCGCCCCGATCTGGAATTCGCCACCCTCACCGCGCTGGCCGATTGGCTGGAACGCGCCCCACACGAACGCACGCTGCGCACGGACACCGCCTCCGCATGA
- a CDS encoding endonuclease V translates to MILAADVHYFDRGARAAGVLFADWGDADAAAELTIDIDNVAAYEPGAFYRRELPCLSALLAKLDALPACVVVDGHVWLDGAGRPGLGAHLWDALRREVAVVGVAKTRFVETPAEAEVVRGGARPLYVTAAGLDPAQARAAVARMHGAHRLPELLKRADRLARGG, encoded by the coding sequence GTGATCCTCGCCGCCGATGTGCACTACTTCGACCGCGGCGCGCGCGCGGCCGGCGTGCTGTTCGCCGACTGGGGCGACGCGGACGCGGCGGCGGAACTGACCATCGACATCGATAACGTCGCCGCCTACGAGCCCGGCGCGTTCTACCGCCGCGAGCTGCCGTGCCTGTCCGCCTTGCTGGCGAAGCTCGATGCGTTGCCGGCGTGCGTCGTCGTCGACGGCCACGTCTGGCTCGACGGCGCCGGCCGGCCCGGCCTCGGCGCACACCTGTGGGACGCGCTGCGGCGCGAGGTCGCCGTGGTCGGCGTGGCCAAGACCCGCTTCGTCGAGACCCCGGCCGAGGCCGAGGTCGTGCGCGGCGGCGCGCGGCCGCTGTACGTGACCGCCGCCGGCCTGGACCCGGCGCAGGCGCGCGCGGCGGTGGCGCGCATGCACGGCGCGCACCGCCTGCCGGAATTGCTCAAGCGGGCCGACCGGCTGGCGCGCGGCGGCTGA
- a CDS encoding adenosylcobalamin-dependent ribonucleoside-diphosphate reductase has translation MSTVRLEAVKHPAAEQEIALQPASQDIWDKKYRLKTKSGDAVDADIDGTYQRVARALADAEPNAEKQQYWYERFVWALRRGAIPAGRITSNAGALEHKPATSTINCTVSGTIEDSMDGILEKVHEAGLTLKAGCGIGYEFSTLRPRGAFVAGAGAYTSGPMSFMDIYDKMCFTVSSAGGRRGAQMGTFDVSHPDVKDFIRAKREDGRLRQFNLSLLITDGFMEAVDQDADWPLVFPVNIKERGDLDLDNAEEVVWRDWPTHRNYIVRDDGLVACKIYGHIRARHLWDMIMVSTYDYAEPGFILIDRVNEMNNNWWCETIRATNPCGEQPLPPYGACLLGSVNLTKFVRNAFTDRAEFDWEEYKEVVRVFTRMLDNVVEVNGLPLEQQRNEIMRKRRHGMGFLGLGSTVTMLKMKYGSAESCEFTERIAREMAVAGWEMGLALAKEKGAAPIMEEIFTVTAEMLRKRPEMKRDGWTVGQDIPGKVLHAKYSRYMQRVAEVAPELVDELADIGSRFTHHSSIAPTGTISLSLANNASNGIEPSFAHHYSRNVIREGKKSKEKVDVYSFELLAYRELINAKAMPFSDEAEAKLPDYFIAADDITPKEHVDVQAAAQKWVDSSISKTANVPTDYPYEQFKDIYRYAHQQGLKGCTTFRFNPAAFQGVLVKEADLENTTYRFELEDGSVLEVKGNEQIEYDGEMHTAANLFDALKEGYYGKF, from the coding sequence ATGAGCACCGTGCGCCTCGAGGCGGTCAAGCACCCGGCGGCAGAGCAAGAGATCGCCCTGCAGCCCGCGTCCCAGGACATCTGGGACAAGAAGTACCGGCTCAAGACCAAGTCGGGGGACGCGGTCGATGCCGACATCGACGGAACCTACCAGCGCGTGGCGCGGGCCCTGGCCGACGCCGAGCCCAACGCCGAGAAGCAGCAGTACTGGTACGAGCGTTTCGTCTGGGCGCTGCGCCGCGGCGCCATCCCCGCCGGCCGCATCACCTCCAACGCCGGCGCGCTGGAACACAAGCCGGCCACCTCGACCATCAACTGCACGGTCTCGGGCACCATCGAAGACTCGATGGACGGGATCCTGGAAAAGGTCCACGAGGCCGGCCTGACCCTCAAGGCCGGCTGCGGCATCGGCTACGAATTCTCGACCCTGCGGCCGCGCGGCGCCTTCGTCGCCGGCGCCGGCGCGTACACCTCCGGTCCGATGTCCTTCATGGATATCTACGACAAGATGTGCTTCACCGTGTCCTCGGCCGGCGGCCGCCGCGGCGCGCAGATGGGCACCTTCGACGTCAGCCACCCCGACGTGAAGGACTTCATCCGCGCCAAGCGCGAGGACGGGCGCCTGCGCCAGTTCAACCTCTCGCTGCTGATCACCGACGGCTTCATGGAAGCCGTCGACCAGGACGCCGATTGGCCGCTGGTGTTCCCGGTCAACATCAAGGAACGCGGCGACCTCGACCTCGACAACGCCGAGGAAGTGGTCTGGCGCGACTGGCCGACCCACCGCAACTACATCGTCCGCGACGACGGCCTGGTGGCGTGCAAGATCTACGGCCACATCCGCGCGCGGCACCTGTGGGACATGATCATGGTCTCGACGTACGACTACGCCGAGCCGGGCTTTATCCTGATCGACCGCGTCAACGAGATGAACAACAACTGGTGGTGCGAGACCATCCGCGCCACCAACCCCTGCGGCGAACAGCCGCTGCCGCCCTACGGCGCCTGCCTGCTGGGTTCGGTCAACCTGACCAAGTTCGTGCGCAACGCCTTCACCGACCGGGCCGAGTTCGACTGGGAGGAATACAAGGAAGTCGTGCGCGTGTTCACCCGCATGCTCGACAACGTGGTCGAGGTCAACGGCCTGCCGCTGGAGCAGCAGCGCAACGAGATCATGCGCAAGCGCCGCCACGGCATGGGCTTCCTCGGCCTGGGCAGCACGGTCACCATGCTGAAGATGAAGTACGGCTCGGCCGAGTCGTGCGAGTTCACCGAGCGCATCGCCCGCGAAATGGCCGTGGCCGGCTGGGAGATGGGTTTGGCGCTGGCGAAGGAAAAGGGCGCCGCGCCGATCATGGAGGAGATCTTCACCGTCACCGCCGAGATGCTGCGCAAGCGTCCGGAAATGAAGCGCGACGGCTGGACCGTGGGCCAGGACATCCCGGGCAAGGTGCTGCACGCCAAGTACTCGCGCTACATGCAGCGCGTGGCCGAGGTGGCGCCGGAGCTGGTGGACGAACTCGCCGACATCGGCTCGCGCTTCACCCACCACAGCTCGATCGCGCCGACCGGCACGATTTCGCTGTCGCTGGCCAACAACGCCTCCAACGGCATCGAGCCGTCCTTCGCCCATCACTACAGCCGCAACGTGATCCGCGAAGGCAAGAAGTCGAAGGAAAAGGTCGACGTCTACTCGTTCGAGCTGCTGGCCTACCGCGAACTCATCAACGCCAAGGCGATGCCGTTCAGCGACGAAGCCGAGGCCAAGCTGCCCGACTACTTCATCGCCGCCGACGACATCACCCCGAAGGAGCACGTCGACGTCCAGGCCGCCGCGCAGAAGTGGGTGGACTCGTCGATCTCCAAGACCGCGAACGTGCCCACGGACTACCCGTACGAGCAGTTCAAGGACATCTACCGCTACGCCCACCAGCAAGGCCTGAAGGGCTGCACCACCTTCCGCTTCAACCCGGCCGCGTTCCAGGGCGTGCTGGTCAAGGAAGCCGACCTCGAGAACACCACCTACCGCTTCGAGCTCGAAGACGGCAGCGTGCTGGAGGTCAAGGGCAACGAACAGATCGAATACGACGGCGAGATGCACACCGCCGCCAACCTGTTCGATGCGCTGAAGGAAGGCTATTACGGCAAGTTCTGA
- a CDS encoding AI-2E family transporter has product MPPTASDSASVPPPAAADADPTPASDSTARPATARPRAPVSLLVLATLAAGYTLWAAQELLLPILLAAFFALVGNPILRLLGRLRLPRLLAALIVLAGGLAVAGALTLQLAEPAGEWVRQVPKELKQVGPKLRQMTKPFQDANRAAQNFARAAGGENTAKPVQVVKTELDDPYRALTSTPKRVAQVLAVVLLTFFFMVFGESLQRNAIALLPSQQQKKLTIDILHSIEREISRYVLTISLINTGLGLALAGALYALGTPLPESLLWGTMAAILNFAPFVGPLIGVGVMLVMGLVAFDELWPSLLPAGLYLGLHTIESQLVTPLVLGRRMRLSPLVLMLALMFFGWLWGIVGLLLAVPMLVCVKLVLARIEGMDGWAKLLE; this is encoded by the coding sequence ATCCCGCCCACCGCGTCCGACTCCGCCTCCGTCCCGCCACCCGCAGCCGCGGACGCCGACCCAACGCCCGCCAGCGATTCCACGGCGAGGCCCGCGACTGCGCGCCCGCGCGCCCCGGTCTCGCTGCTGGTGCTGGCGACGCTCGCCGCCGGCTACACCTTATGGGCGGCGCAGGAACTGCTGCTGCCGATCCTGCTGGCCGCGTTCTTCGCCTTGGTCGGCAACCCGATCCTGCGCCTGCTCGGCCGGCTGCGCCTGCCGCGTTTGTTGGCGGCGCTGATCGTGCTGGCCGGCGGCCTCGCCGTCGCCGGCGCGCTGACCTTGCAGTTGGCCGAGCCGGCCGGCGAATGGGTGCGGCAGGTGCCCAAGGAACTCAAGCAGGTCGGCCCCAAGCTGCGGCAGATGACCAAACCGTTCCAGGACGCCAACCGCGCCGCGCAGAACTTCGCCCGCGCCGCCGGCGGCGAGAACACCGCCAAGCCGGTGCAGGTGGTCAAGACCGAACTCGACGATCCCTACCGCGCCCTGACCTCCACGCCCAAGCGCGTCGCCCAAGTGCTGGCGGTGGTGCTGCTGACCTTCTTCTTCATGGTGTTCGGCGAGTCCTTGCAGCGCAACGCCATCGCCCTGCTGCCGAGCCAACAGCAGAAAAAGCTCACCATCGACATCCTGCATTCGATCGAGCGCGAGATCTCGCGCTACGTGCTGACCATCAGCCTGATCAACACCGGCCTCGGCCTCGCCCTGGCCGGCGCGCTGTACGCGCTGGGCACGCCGCTGCCCGAATCGCTGCTGTGGGGCACGATGGCGGCGATCCTCAACTTCGCGCCCTTCGTCGGCCCGCTGATCGGCGTGGGCGTGATGCTGGTGATGGGCCTGGTCGCGTTCGACGAACTGTGGCCGTCGCTGCTGCCGGCCGGCTTGTACCTGGGCCTGCACACCATCGAATCGCAACTGGTCACCCCGCTGGTGCTGGGCCGGCGCATGCGCCTGTCGCCGCTGGTGCTGATGCTGGCGCTGATGTTCTTCGGCTGGCTGTGGGGCATCGTCGGCCTGCTGCTGGCGGTGCCGATGCTGGTGTGCGTGAAACTGGTGCTGGCGCGCATCGAGGGCATGGACGGCTGGGCCAAGCTGCTGGAATGA